The Glycine soja cultivar W05 chromosome 3, ASM419377v2, whole genome shotgun sequence genome window below encodes:
- the LOC114405448 gene encoding uncharacterized protein LOC114405448: MEIFENRRWMYQRLDANKRRTNEFREGVFEFVQLVTSQNMFQMQGEQTRRPCKKCKCKVFKFVDDVMRDLYEEGFIPNYYWWINHGEELSQFPLVVLQGSYYESGEHREELNPYEQMIIDHAGPSIGQYIEQESVIET, encoded by the coding sequence ATGGAGATTTTTGAGAACCGAAGGTGGATGTATCAGAGGTTAGATGCTAATAAACGTCGGACAAATGAGTTTAGAGAAGGAGTGTTTGAGTTTGTACAGTTAGTTACTAGTCAGAACATGTTTCAAATGCAAGGTGAACAAACAAGGCGTCCctgcaagaaatgcaaatgtAAAGTTTTCAAGTTTGTGGATGATGTGATGAGGGATCTTTATGAGGAAGGGTTCATACCAAATTATTATTGGTGGATAAACCACGGTGAAGAGTTATCACAATTTCCTCTCGTAGTGTTGCAAGGTTCATACTACGAAAGTGGTGAGCATAGGGAAGAATTGAATCCTTATGAGCAAATGATCATAGATCATGCTGGACCATCAATTGGCCAATACATAGAACAAGAGAGTGTAATTGAGACATAA
- the LOC114406360 gene encoding DNA-directed RNA polymerase II subunit 4, which produces MSGEEEENAAELKIGDEFLKAKCLMNCEVSLILEHKYEQLQQTSDDPMNQVSQVFEKSLQYVKRFSRYKNPDAVRQVREILARYQLAEFELCVLGNLCPETVEEAIAMVPSIKSRGRAQDDEAIEKMLNDLSLIKKFE; this is translated from the exons atgtctggggaagaggaagaaaaCGCCGCAGAGCTCAAAATTGGAGACG agtTTTTGAAGGCAAAGTGCTTAATGAACTGTGAAGTTTCATTGATTCTTGAGCACAAGTATGAGCAGCTTCAACAGACATCCGATGATCCCATGAATCAAGTTTCTCA GGTATTTGAAAAGTCACTGCAGTATGTGAAGCGTTTCAGCCGCTATAAAAATCCTGATGCTGTTAGACAAGTTCGAGA AATTCTCGCAAGATATCAATTGGCTGAGTTTGAG TTGTGTGTCCTTGGAAACCTTTGCCCGGAAACTGTGGAGGAAGCTATTGCCATGGTTCCATCTATCAAG TCAAGAGGACGGGCTCAGGATGATGAAGCCATCGAGAAAATGTTAAATGACCTgtcattgattaagaaatttgaataa